One region of Armatimonadia bacterium genomic DNA includes:
- a CDS encoding DUF1559 domain-containing protein produces MRRGFTLIELLVVIAIIAILAAILFPVFARAREKARQTSCVSNVKQLALGLMMYSQDYDEKWPFMTYADCFSTSSNTWLPGAFPWPQTVQPYVKSAQVGVCPSDSQRACMSKIGGSSGNYDDIFIAIFGRAPATADAASLMWPWSYATNINLGPVYGNAAQAAISHPSQCLLLGDYGRGAYTYSVFYMSFGYGTNTGYNPDRWEAGGRHNEGRNYAFCDGHAKWLKDLGGIKGNQNSFANNYYAQGWYDKATQ; encoded by the coding sequence ATGCGCCGAGGCTTCACGCTCATTGAGTTGCTGGTAGTGATCGCTATCATCGCGATCCTGGCAGCGATCCTGTTCCCCGTGTTCGCCCGCGCCCGTGAGAAGGCACGTCAGACGAGCTGCGTGAGCAACGTCAAGCAACTGGCACTGGGGTTGATGATGTACAGCCAGGACTACGACGAGAAGTGGCCCTTCATGACCTACGCGGATTGCTTCAGCACCTCAAGCAACACTTGGTTACCCGGGGCTTTCCCCTGGCCCCAGACCGTCCAGCCCTACGTCAAGAGCGCCCAGGTCGGCGTGTGCCCCAGTGACTCGCAGCGGGCCTGCATGAGCAAGATCGGTGGCTCGTCGGGCAACTACGATGATATCTTCATCGCGATCTTTGGGAGGGCACCTGCCACCGCGGACGCGGCGTCGCTGATGTGGCCCTGGAGCTACGCGACGAACATCAACCTCGGCCCGGTCTACGGGAATGCTGCGCAGGCCGCCATCTCCCATCCCTCCCAGTGTCTGCTTCTTGGTGACTACGGGCGCGGAGCGTACACCTACTCGGTGTTCTACATGAGCTTCGGGTACGGGACGAACACCGGCTATAACCCCGACCGCTGGGAAGCCGGTGGCCGTCATAACGAGGGCCGCAACTACGCCTTCTGCGATGGTCATGCCAAGTGGCTCAAGGACCTGGGTGGCATCAAGGGCAACCAGAACTCCTTCGCCAACAACTACTACGCGCAGGGCTGGTACGACAAGGCAACACAGTAG
- a CDS encoding right-handed parallel beta-helix repeat-containing protein — protein sequence MRRPLATCVLVLAGVLLGGFVACAEEPAKAFPGAVGFGTDTPAGRGGQVLKVTTLDAKGPGSLREALDGSGPRIIVFEVGGVIDLGKGSLSIRQPFVTIAGQTAPSPGITIVRGSLYISTHDVLIQHLRIRPGDCGLAKRSGWEPDGISTSGGAHHIVIDHCSVSWAVDENLTASGPRYDGPEATTHDATFSNCIIAEGLRNSTHKKGPHSMGSLIHDFCRNISIFGNLYADNNQRNPFFKAHTTGVVVNNVIQNPGSAAVQIGYPDSEWTGRTLLPAKGRICVVGNVLFHGPDTRKGLAMVGNRGEVYLEDNLAFGVDGAPAAMTSGDITVLHEKPVWPEGLKALPATEVVAHVAAHAGARSRDRDQVDKRLVQQLLDRQGRIIDSQEQVGGYPTCELVRRALDVPKTGIDEWLARMAAEVE from the coding sequence ATGAGACGACCTTTGGCGACTTGCGTGCTCGTGCTGGCAGGAGTGCTCCTTGGAGGCTTTGTGGCCTGTGCCGAGGAGCCTGCGAAGGCCTTCCCCGGTGCCGTCGGTTTCGGAACCGACACCCCTGCCGGACGTGGCGGCCAGGTCCTCAAGGTAACCACTCTTGACGCCAAAGGGCCCGGCTCACTCAGGGAGGCCCTCGACGGGAGCGGCCCACGCATCATCGTCTTCGAAGTGGGCGGCGTGATCGATCTCGGCAAGGGTTCGCTGAGCATCAGGCAGCCCTTCGTCACCATCGCGGGTCAGACGGCGCCCTCGCCGGGAATCACCATCGTCCGCGGTAGCCTCTACATCTCCACCCACGACGTCCTCATCCAGCACCTGCGTATTCGGCCGGGAGACTGCGGGCTGGCCAAGCGCTCCGGCTGGGAGCCCGATGGCATCTCTACTTCCGGTGGCGCACACCACATCGTGATCGACCATTGCTCGGTAAGCTGGGCCGTCGATGAGAATCTCACGGCGTCTGGCCCCAGGTACGACGGCCCCGAGGCCACCACCCACGACGCCACCTTCAGCAACTGCATCATCGCCGAGGGCCTCCGGAATTCCACGCACAAGAAGGGGCCGCACTCCATGGGGTCCCTGATCCATGACTTCTGCCGGAACATCTCCATCTTCGGCAATCTCTACGCCGACAACAACCAGCGCAACCCCTTCTTCAAGGCCCACACCACCGGAGTGGTCGTGAACAACGTCATCCAGAATCCCGGCAGTGCGGCGGTGCAGATCGGGTACCCTGACAGTGAGTGGACCGGCCGGACCTTGCTCCCGGCGAAGGGACGCATCTGCGTGGTCGGCAATGTCCTCTTCCATGGCCCGGACACCCGCAAGGGACTGGCGATGGTCGGCAACAGGGGCGAAGTCTACCTGGAGGATAACCTCGCCTTCGGGGTGGACGGCGCCCCGGCAGCCATGACCAGCGGCGACATCACGGTCCTTCATGAGAAGCCGGTCTGGCCTGAGGGGCTGAAGGCACTCCCGGCGACCGAGGTCGTTGCCCACGTAGCTGCCCATGCAGGAGCTCGATCGCGGGACCGAGACCAGGTAGACAAGCGCCTTGTGCAGCAGCTGCTGGACCGCCAGGGCCGCATCATCGACAGTCAAGAGCAGGTGGGTGGCTATCCGACCTGCGAGCTGGTCAGGCGGGCTCTGGACGTCCCGAAGACAGGCATCGACGAGTGGCTGGCCCGCATGGCGGCAGAGGTCGAGTAA
- a CDS encoding glycosyl hydrolase family 28-related protein gives MESSTVLFVFVLLVLLPVLAMSQPVGQVPGADESYLRYVHPTIGGPLPDTLDLRVPTELEDQRLAALGYLDVTKGPFRADPTGRQDCTATLQAAINFARDHQLVCFFPTGTYRISDTLECVQQLYRRSNGRVFGGNRFPNLLVGSRAGAQRPQILLAPSSPGFSDALKPRYAVRFWARGYFNPTTADRVADGLGPETEQPNISMNQMLVGLDITIGENNPGAIALRDQAAEGSAIEDCTLDATHGLIGIQGGIGSGGSSANVTVIGGRIGLDFTGYLSGTQPTPAITGFTLRGQTEAAIRSTSRQTLVAAGLRILADRCAGPLIQVPANQPANVGELTLVDSQIEFTEKALGLPARVVVSSESGVYLNNVFVRNATVVTMDGAGKAYLAGNPTGWVHVREYAHAVAPRTNQGVEFRYPVYVDGVSVEEVEDCEPGVTPPADLQSRHLWASDFPSFETPGAANVKEAPYGAKGDGLTDDTQALQRAIDEHEIVFLPRGCYRLTQTLELKPRTRLIGAGQHLSLLMPLPEGAFADSANPQPLVRTADTSDADCIVAFLGLYAASDVPGASALHWRCGGTSVFRATEIERLSTHGFAPAPRGRAAPAARTAPCVLVTGHGGGNWYNYRAARIVVDRAQGPLRFYQFSPQQVTNELRSARNVDIYATKYEGNNPMLVVTDCDHIRLFGHGGNAKGLTGKSLFVFERTPNFLFANGVDGPTKIGSRSLSSPQGSTDPREWHMLIERLADGSELKLPPCERPVLYRRGLP, from the coding sequence ATGGAAAGCTCGACCGTCCTGTTCGTGTTCGTGTTGCTTGTGCTACTGCCCGTCCTGGCGATGTCGCAGCCGGTCGGGCAGGTACCGGGCGCTGATGAGAGCTACCTGCGCTACGTGCACCCTACCATCGGCGGGCCACTGCCGGACACCCTGGACCTGCGGGTGCCCACGGAGCTCGAGGACCAGCGTCTCGCCGCTCTCGGCTACCTCGACGTGACCAAGGGGCCCTTCCGGGCAGACCCGACCGGTCGGCAGGACTGCACCGCCACCCTCCAGGCCGCCATCAACTTCGCCCGTGACCATCAGCTCGTCTGCTTCTTCCCAACGGGCACCTACCGTATCTCCGACACCCTCGAGTGCGTGCAGCAGCTCTACCGGCGGTCCAATGGTCGCGTCTTCGGCGGCAATCGCTTCCCGAATCTTCTGGTCGGCTCCCGCGCCGGTGCACAGAGGCCGCAGATACTGTTGGCGCCTTCTTCTCCCGGCTTCTCCGACGCGCTGAAGCCGCGCTACGCTGTGCGATTCTGGGCTCGCGGCTACTTCAACCCCACAACAGCAGACCGCGTAGCGGATGGCCTTGGCCCGGAGACGGAGCAGCCCAATATCTCGATGAACCAGATGCTGGTCGGCCTCGATATCACCATCGGCGAGAACAACCCGGGGGCCATTGCGCTACGGGATCAGGCCGCAGAGGGCTCCGCAATCGAGGACTGCACCCTTGACGCCACTCATGGGCTCATCGGCATCCAGGGCGGCATCGGCTCCGGCGGCAGCAGCGCGAACGTCACCGTGATTGGCGGCCGCATCGGTCTCGACTTCACCGGCTACTTGAGCGGCACACAGCCGACGCCTGCCATCACAGGTTTCACCCTTCGGGGCCAGACTGAAGCCGCCATCCGCAGTACCAGCCGCCAGACCCTTGTCGCGGCGGGCCTGCGGATACTTGCCGACCGCTGCGCAGGCCCGCTGATCCAGGTGCCGGCGAATCAGCCCGCAAACGTCGGGGAGTTGACCCTCGTCGACAGCCAGATCGAGTTCACTGAGAAGGCCCTCGGCCTGCCGGCTCGGGTCGTCGTGTCCTCTGAGAGCGGCGTCTACCTCAACAACGTGTTCGTCCGCAACGCCACCGTCGTGACTATGGACGGCGCTGGGAAGGCGTACCTCGCCGGGAACCCGACGGGCTGGGTTCACGTGCGGGAGTACGCTCACGCTGTCGCTCCCCGCACAAATCAGGGCGTGGAGTTCCGCTACCCGGTCTACGTGGACGGCGTCTCGGTGGAGGAGGTCGAGGACTGCGAGCCTGGCGTCACGCCGCCTGCAGACCTCCAGTCTCGTCACTTGTGGGCGTCCGACTTCCCCTCCTTCGAGACACCAGGCGCGGCCAACGTCAAGGAGGCGCCCTACGGCGCGAAGGGAGATGGCCTCACTGACGACACCCAGGCCCTCCAGCGCGCGATCGACGAGCATGAGATCGTGTTCCTGCCCCGGGGCTGCTATCGTCTGACGCAGACGCTGGAACTCAAGCCGCGGACCAGGTTGATCGGCGCGGGCCAGCACCTGAGCCTGCTGATGCCGCTGCCTGAGGGAGCCTTCGCCGACTCCGCCAATCCTCAGCCTCTGGTGCGCACTGCGGACACCTCGGATGCAGACTGCATCGTGGCCTTCCTGGGTCTGTATGCGGCCAGCGACGTACCGGGAGCCTCAGCCCTCCACTGGCGCTGTGGCGGCACCTCCGTTTTCCGCGCGACGGAGATCGAGCGGCTATCGACTCACGGTTTCGCTCCCGCCCCACGAGGCCGGGCGGCACCTGCGGCCCGCACTGCGCCCTGTGTCCTGGTCACCGGCCATGGCGGCGGGAACTGGTATAACTACCGTGCAGCCCGCATCGTCGTAGACCGCGCCCAGGGCCCGCTGCGCTTCTATCAGTTCAGCCCCCAACAGGTGACCAATGAGCTGCGCAGCGCCCGCAACGTGGACATCTATGCCACCAAGTATGAGGGCAACAACCCCATGCTGGTGGTCACTGACTGCGACCATATCCGCCTCTTCGGACATGGCGGCAACGCCAAGGGCCTTACGGGGAAGAGTCTCTTTGTCTTCGAGCGCACGCCCAACTTCCTCTTTGCCAACGGGGTGGATGGCCCGACGAAGATCGGCAGCCGGAGCCTGAGCAGTCCGCAGGGCAGCACTGATCCGCGCGAGTGGCACATGCTCATCGAGCGCCTCGCTGACGGCTCCGAGCTCAAGCTCCCGCCCTGCGAGCGCCCGGTTCTGTATCGTCGCGGGTTACCCTAG